One stretch of Miscanthus floridulus cultivar M001 chromosome 18, ASM1932011v1, whole genome shotgun sequence DNA includes these proteins:
- the LOC136520357 gene encoding uncharacterized protein isoform X1, translating to MDLQTDKESIQGADISKWTMHSNCNIKSFTEGEIRRITDNYKTIIGRGAFGEVFKGVLDDASMVAVKRLIHNVKENFDKELVVHREINHKNIVRLIGYCVGENALMMVTEYVPNGNLTAILHRDNTPIPLDIRLRIATQCAEALACMHSYKNTQVIHGDIKPDNILLDYDLNAKVSDFGISRLVNTDMTLYTGNVVGSIGYIDPLFTKDGRVTAKSDVYSFGVVLLELLTRKKATPTDGQVSVVTAFAEALESGRVREARKFLDSELDPSRNKNILDEMGKLAAECLKMKRDKRPEMKHVAERLSKSMKASLKGKLRKHVCRRFSYTEMVAATRNFDESHLLGLGGVGRFYRGVIDGGATMVAVERLWHGYEHDEYGDLFRSFVESRSKLNHINIVPLIGYCDENDERILVYTYIDHGSLHEHLFETQNSLTWKQRLEICIGVARGLHYLQRGAKHQAPIWFAPGRSCLNLPGLQVSCLTEFEANTPQLINHNLRVNILLDKEELVPKISANKMADPGLAELVGCDTGGGDCDFIPGDVANWLTEKLGVYSFGAVLLEVLCARPHFDLRDPEEKVNLQVWARRCKRDFNWIDPYLKGKINPQCYNRFLEIADKCLAHRFFDRPSMQDVVLDLECALQLQVSAEVSGS from the coding sequence ATGGATCTTCAGACAGACAAGGAGTCAATCCAGGGGGCCGACATATCAAAGTGGACAATGCATAGCAATTGTAACATAAAAAGCTTCACAGAAGGTGAGATCAGACGAATAACAGACAACTACAAGACTATTATCGGGAGAGGTGCATTTGGAGAAGTTTTCAAAGGAGTCCTCGATGACGCAAGTATGGTAGCAGTGAAGAGGTTAATTCACAACGTGAAAGAAAACTTTGATAAAGAACTGGTCGTCCATCGTGAAATCAACCACAAGAACATAGTCAGACTCATTGGTTATTGTGTTGGGGAAAATGCCCTAATGATGGTCACCGAGTATGTGCCTAACGGAAATCTGACTGCCATTCTTCACCGTGATAACACTCCCATCCCGTTGGATATACGGCTTAGAATTGCAACACAGTGTGCAGAGGCATTGGCATGCATGCATTCTTACAAGAATACTCAAGTCATTCACGGGGACATCAAACCTGATAATATTCTGCTAGATTATGACCTAAATGCAAAAGTATCAGACTTCGGAATATCAAGGCTGGTGAACACAGACATGACGCTGTACACAGGCAATGTAGTGGGCAGCATAGGTTACATAGACCCATTGTTTACTAAGGATGGACGTGTCACTGCCAAGAGTGATGTTTATAGTTTTGGAGTTGTCCTCTTGGAATTATTAACTAGGAAGAAGGCAACACCAACGGATGGACAAGTAAGTGTTGTTACTGCATTTGCTGAAGCTCTTGAAAGTGGCCGGGTCAGAGAGGCGAGAAAATTTCTTGATTCTGAATTAGATCCTTCGAGAAACAAGAATATTCTTGATGAGATGGGAAAGCTGGCAGCTGAGTGCCTGAAGATGAAAAGGGATAAACGTCCTGAGATGAAACATGTGGCAGAACGTCTTAGCAAATCAATGAAAGCTTCGCTTAAGGGAAAGTTGCGAAAGCACGTGTGCCGCCGCTTCTCATATACAGAGATGGTGGCCGCAACAAGGAACTTTGATGAGTCGCATCTTCTTGGTCTGGGTGGTGTCGGTAGATTTTACCGTGGAGTGATAGATGGTGGAGCAACCATGGTGGCTGTAGAGCGTTTGTGGCATGGATACGAACACGATGAATATGGAGATTTGTTTCGTTCTTTTGTAGAAAGCAGGTCGAAGCTCAACCACATCAACATTGTGCCCCTTATTGGTTACTGCGATGAGAATGACGAGAGGATCCTGGTGTACACCTACATTGATCATGGAAGCCTACATGAGCATCTCTTCGAGACCCAGAACTCACTTACCTGGAAGCAGCGTCTGGAGATCTGTATCGGTGTAGCCCGTGGCCTGCACTATCTTCAAAGAGGCGCCAAGCACCAAGCCCCTATTTGGTTCGCTCCCGGGCGGAGCTGCCTGAACCTGCCAGGGCTCCAGGTGAGCTGCCTAACAGAATTCGAAGCAAACACACCCCAACTCATCAACCATAACCTGAGGGTAAATATTCTTTTGGATAAGGAGGAATTGGTGCCCAAAATTTCAGCTAACAAaatggctgatcctggcttggctgAATTAGTGGGCTGTGACACTGGCGGTGGTGATTGTGATTTCATTCCCGGTGATGTTGCCAACTGGTTAACTGAGAAATTGGGTGTCTATTCTTTTGGTGCCGTTTTGCTTGAGGTCCTATGTGCTCGTCCACATTTTGACCTTAGAGATCCAGAGGAAAAGGTAAATTTGCAAGTTTGGGCTCGGCGTTGCAAGAGGGATTTTAATTGGATTGACCCCTATCTAAAGGGGAAAATTAATCCACAGTGTTACAACAGGTTCCTCGAAATTGCTGACAAGTGTCTTGCTCATCGTTTTTTTGACCGTCCATCGATGCAAGACGTGGTTTTGGACCTGGAGTGTGCCCTTCAATTGCAGGTGAGTGCAGAGGTGAGCGGAAGCTAG
- the LOC136520357 gene encoding uncharacterized protein isoform X2, with the protein MHSNCNIKSFTEGEIRRITDNYKTIIGRGAFGEVFKGVLDDASMVAVKRLIHNVKENFDKELVVHREINHKNIVRLIGYCVGENALMMVTEYVPNGNLTAILHRDNTPIPLDIRLRIATQCAEALACMHSYKNTQVIHGDIKPDNILLDYDLNAKVSDFGISRLVNTDMTLYTGNVVGSIGYIDPLFTKDGRVTAKSDVYSFGVVLLELLTRKKATPTDGQVSVVTAFAEALESGRVREARKFLDSELDPSRNKNILDEMGKLAAECLKMKRDKRPEMKHVAERLSKSMKASLKGKLRKHVCRRFSYTEMVAATRNFDESHLLGLGGVGRFYRGVIDGGATMVAVERLWHGYEHDEYGDLFRSFVESRSKLNHINIVPLIGYCDENDERILVYTYIDHGSLHEHLFETQNSLTWKQRLEICIGVARGLHYLQRGAKHQAPIWFAPGRSCLNLPGLQVSCLTEFEANTPQLINHNLRVNILLDKEELVPKISANKMADPGLAELVGCDTGGGDCDFIPGDVANWLTEKLGVYSFGAVLLEVLCARPHFDLRDPEEKVNLQVWARRCKRDFNWIDPYLKGKINPQCYNRFLEIADKCLAHRFFDRPSMQDVVLDLECALQLQVSAEVSGS; encoded by the coding sequence ATGCATAGCAATTGTAACATAAAAAGCTTCACAGAAGGTGAGATCAGACGAATAACAGACAACTACAAGACTATTATCGGGAGAGGTGCATTTGGAGAAGTTTTCAAAGGAGTCCTCGATGACGCAAGTATGGTAGCAGTGAAGAGGTTAATTCACAACGTGAAAGAAAACTTTGATAAAGAACTGGTCGTCCATCGTGAAATCAACCACAAGAACATAGTCAGACTCATTGGTTATTGTGTTGGGGAAAATGCCCTAATGATGGTCACCGAGTATGTGCCTAACGGAAATCTGACTGCCATTCTTCACCGTGATAACACTCCCATCCCGTTGGATATACGGCTTAGAATTGCAACACAGTGTGCAGAGGCATTGGCATGCATGCATTCTTACAAGAATACTCAAGTCATTCACGGGGACATCAAACCTGATAATATTCTGCTAGATTATGACCTAAATGCAAAAGTATCAGACTTCGGAATATCAAGGCTGGTGAACACAGACATGACGCTGTACACAGGCAATGTAGTGGGCAGCATAGGTTACATAGACCCATTGTTTACTAAGGATGGACGTGTCACTGCCAAGAGTGATGTTTATAGTTTTGGAGTTGTCCTCTTGGAATTATTAACTAGGAAGAAGGCAACACCAACGGATGGACAAGTAAGTGTTGTTACTGCATTTGCTGAAGCTCTTGAAAGTGGCCGGGTCAGAGAGGCGAGAAAATTTCTTGATTCTGAATTAGATCCTTCGAGAAACAAGAATATTCTTGATGAGATGGGAAAGCTGGCAGCTGAGTGCCTGAAGATGAAAAGGGATAAACGTCCTGAGATGAAACATGTGGCAGAACGTCTTAGCAAATCAATGAAAGCTTCGCTTAAGGGAAAGTTGCGAAAGCACGTGTGCCGCCGCTTCTCATATACAGAGATGGTGGCCGCAACAAGGAACTTTGATGAGTCGCATCTTCTTGGTCTGGGTGGTGTCGGTAGATTTTACCGTGGAGTGATAGATGGTGGAGCAACCATGGTGGCTGTAGAGCGTTTGTGGCATGGATACGAACACGATGAATATGGAGATTTGTTTCGTTCTTTTGTAGAAAGCAGGTCGAAGCTCAACCACATCAACATTGTGCCCCTTATTGGTTACTGCGATGAGAATGACGAGAGGATCCTGGTGTACACCTACATTGATCATGGAAGCCTACATGAGCATCTCTTCGAGACCCAGAACTCACTTACCTGGAAGCAGCGTCTGGAGATCTGTATCGGTGTAGCCCGTGGCCTGCACTATCTTCAAAGAGGCGCCAAGCACCAAGCCCCTATTTGGTTCGCTCCCGGGCGGAGCTGCCTGAACCTGCCAGGGCTCCAGGTGAGCTGCCTAACAGAATTCGAAGCAAACACACCCCAACTCATCAACCATAACCTGAGGGTAAATATTCTTTTGGATAAGGAGGAATTGGTGCCCAAAATTTCAGCTAACAAaatggctgatcctggcttggctgAATTAGTGGGCTGTGACACTGGCGGTGGTGATTGTGATTTCATTCCCGGTGATGTTGCCAACTGGTTAACTGAGAAATTGGGTGTCTATTCTTTTGGTGCCGTTTTGCTTGAGGTCCTATGTGCTCGTCCACATTTTGACCTTAGAGATCCAGAGGAAAAGGTAAATTTGCAAGTTTGGGCTCGGCGTTGCAAGAGGGATTTTAATTGGATTGACCCCTATCTAAAGGGGAAAATTAATCCACAGTGTTACAACAGGTTCCTCGAAATTGCTGACAAGTGTCTTGCTCATCGTTTTTTTGACCGTCCATCGATGCAAGACGTGGTTTTGGACCTGGAGTGTGCCCTTCAATTGCAGGTGAGTGCAGAGGTGAGCGGAAGCTAG
- the LOC136520360 gene encoding probable CCR4-associated factor 1 homolog 11: protein MYSHDGGPVLLYPQQPPSPPPLCSFVHIVPQYTMVEYPPQPSPLVFTPAGGAFLEAAAKEVRAEVRDVWAGNFNDELSKLSAVLPHYPWVCVDTEFPGAVHDSDTPRYLRGPRESYALVKKNVDDLKLLQVGIALSGPAGRFPVAWQFNLRGFDLARHPYAPASVALLRAQGMDFATMNEFGIAPDDFAVGFHRNGLACGRLTWTAFSGSYDFAYLAKVLTGGQPLPGTLDGFLALVRQLFGRNVLDVKHLARCCAMRGGLEQVAAALGVERAAGRAHCSGSDSLLTTDVLLAMLNRFFMNANVLAHAGTIVDLA from the coding sequence ATGTACTCCCACGACGGCGGCCCGGTCCTCCTCTACCCTCAGCAGCCGCCGTCACCGCCTCCTCTGTGCAGCTTCGTCCACATCGTCCCCCAGTACACCATGGTGGAGTACCCGCCGCAGCCGTCGCCCCTGGTGTTCACGCCCGCCGGCGGCGCGTTCTTGGAGGCCGCCGCCAAGGAGGTCCGCGCCGAGGTGCGCGACGTGTGGGCCGGCAACTTCAACGATGAGCTCTCCAAACTCTCGGCGGTGCTGCCGCACTACCCCTGGGTGTGCGTCGACACCGAGTTCCCCGGCGCGGTGCACGACTCGGACACGCCGCGGTACCTCCGCGGGCCGCGCGAGAGCTACGCGCTGGTGAAGAAGAACGTGGACGACCTCAAGCTGCTCCAGGTCGGGATCGCGCTGTCGGGCCCCGCCGGCCGCTTCCCCGTCGCGTGGCAGTTCAACCTCCGGGGCTTCGACCTCGCGCGCCACCCGTACGCGCCGGCCTCCGTCGCCTTGCTCCGCGCGCAGGGGATGGACTTCGCCACGATGAACGAGTTCGGCATCGCGCCCGACGACTTCGCCGTCGGGTTCCACCGCAACGGCCTCGCCTGCGGGCGGCTCACCTGGACCGCGTTCTCGGGCTCCTACGACTTCGCGTACCTCGCCAAGGTGCTCACCGGTGGCCAGCCGCTGCCGGGCACGCTGGACGGGTTCCTCGCCCTGGTCCGTCAGCTGTTCGGCCGCAATGTGCTCGACGTGAAGCACCTCGCCAGGTGCTGCGCCATGCGCGGGGGGCTGGAGCAGGTGGCCGCCGCGCTCGGCGTGGAGCGCGCCGCCGGCCGCGCGCACTGCTCCGGCTCCGACAGCCTGCTCACCACCGACGTGCTACTGGCAATGCTGAATCGTTTCTTCATGAACGCCAATGTGCTTGCGCACGCAGGAACCATCGTAGACCTAGCCTAG